The following are encoded in a window of Bos indicus isolate NIAB-ARS_2022 breed Sahiwal x Tharparkar chromosome 7, NIAB-ARS_B.indTharparkar_mat_pri_1.0, whole genome shotgun sequence genomic DNA:
- the DAPK3 gene encoding death-associated protein kinase 3 — protein sequence MSTFRQEDVEDHYEMGEELGSGQFAIVRKCRQKGTGKEYAAKFIKKRRLSSSRRGVSREEIEREVNILREIRHPNIITLHDIFENRTDVVLILELVSGGELFDFLAEKESLTEDEATQFLKQILDGVHYLHSKRIAHFDLKPENIMLLDKNVPNPRIKLIDFGIAHKIEAGNEFKNIFGTPEFVAPEIVNYEPLGLEADMWSIGVITYILLSGASPFLGETKQETLTNISAVNYDFDEEYFSNTSELAKDFIRRLLVKDPKRRMTIAQSLEHSWIKAIRRRNVRREDSGRKPERRRLKTARLKEYTIKSHSSMPPNNTYINFERFSKVLEEVAAAEEGLRGLEHSRRLFHEDLEALTAIYEEKEAWYREENESLGQDLRRLRQELHKTEALQRQAQEEAKGALLGASGLKRRFSRLENRYEALAKQVASEMRFVQDLVRAMEQEKLQEGECSLR from the exons ATGTCAACATTCAGGCAGGAGGATGTGGAAGACCACTATGAGATGGGAGAGGAGCTGGGAAG CGGACAGTTTGCAATTGTGCGGAAGTGCCGGCAGAAGGGTACTGGGAAGGAGTATGCAGCCAAGTTCATCAAGAAGCGCCGCCTCTCGTCCAGCCGCCGGGGAGTGAGCCGAGAGGAGATCGAGCGGGAGGTGAACATCCTGCGGGAGATCCGGCACCCCAACATCATCACACTGCATGACATCTTTGAGAACAGGACGGACGTGGTGCTTATCCTCGAGCTGGTCTCAGGTGGTGAGCTCTTCGACTTCCTGGCCGAGAAGGAGTCACTGACCGAGGACGAGGCCACCCAGTTCCTCAAGCAGATCCTGGATGGTGTCCACTATCTGCACTCCAAGCGCATCGCCCACTTCGACCTCAAG CCAGAAAACATCATGCTCCTGGACAAGAATGtgcccaacccacggatcaagcTCATTGACTTTGGCATCGCCCACAAGATCGAGGCAGGGAACGAGTTCAAGAACATCTTTGGGACCCCGGAGTTCGTGG CTCCTGAAATTGTCAACTATGAGCCCCTGGGTCTGGAGGCAGACATGTG GAGCATTGGCGTTATCACCTACATCCT GCTGAGTGGCGCGTCCCCGTTCCTGGGTGAAACCAAGCAGGAGACCCTGACCAACATCTCGGCTGTGAATTACGACTTTGACGAGGAGTACTTCAGCAACACCAGCGAGCTGGCGAAGGACTTCATCCGCCGTCTGCTTGTCAAAGACCCCAA GAGGAGAATGACCATCGCCCAGAGCCTGGAGCACTCCTGGATCAAG GCCATCCGGCGGAGGAATGTGCGGCGGGAGGACAGCGGCCGGAAGCCAGAGCGGCGGCGCCTGAAGACGGCACGCCTCAAGGAGTACACCATCAAGTCGCACTCAAGCATGCCCCCCAACAATACCTATATCAACTTCGAGCGCTTCTCCAAAGTGCTGGAGGAGGTGGCGGCGGCCGAGGAGGGCCTGCGCGGGCTGGAGCACAGCCGACGCCTGTTCCATGAGGACCTTGAGGCGCTGACGGCCATCTACGAGGAGAAGGAAGCCTGGTACCGTGAGGAGAACGAGAGCCTAGGCCAGGACCTGCGGCGGCTGCGCCAGGAGCTGCACAAGACGGAGGCGCTGCAGCGGCAGGCACAGGAGGAGGCCAAGGGGGCCCTGCTCGGGGCCAGTGGGCTCAAGCGCCGCTTTAGCCGCCTGGAGAACCGCTATGAGGCGCTGGCCAAGCAGGTGGCCTCCGAGATGCGGTTCGTGCAGGATCTGGTACGCGCCATGGAGCAGGAGAAGCTGCAAGAGGGGGAGTGCAGCCTCCGCTAG